From Fibrobacter sp. UWB4, one genomic window encodes:
- a CDS encoding SpoIIE family protein phosphatase has product MKKIHKYILIAIICGLIFFVLGYPCRELFKISDTTEVRIVAALPLLFGISFGFAGVLGCAIANLVADIISGYDAIIFIPGFFVQIIYGYVPAVIWNRLRRNDKNKFKLDKVYKNVQYMIIVILDSLAAAFMVVSVIKLKYDEQYLSMLSANIFFNQFITMVIVGFPYLICASLICQRKMRKKQNKSTKFIFSFSLNEKFILFFLATSIIISVAIGTASYPSIALKYGENNLYLWNYVYFYIGALLNIGIWVSLGFLYYMERTITKPIESMSEIAKTFGQNTDIYERIHNTLQKCHQYIYFTSEVGKLARSYEEMATELDEYVKHLTEATAKQQKVHTELSIATTIQRASLSKPVNVEGFDNYAMMRPALEVGGDFYDNLMIGDDHLALVIADVSGKGVPAALFMMVSKIVLRHNLQQGLSPAEALSRANDELAEHNVHDMFVTCLCGVLNIKTGHLVYANAGHEKPFIKHANGDFEVAPLKSGFVLAGMEGYKYKEFEVQLQPGDTIFTYTDGIPEATNEKDEEFGMERLQNVLNESKNDSIRLLCRKVRMAVKDFAGNAPQFDDITMLAFKMK; this is encoded by the coding sequence ATGAAGAAAATTCATAAGTATATACTCATAGCTATTATTTGCGGGCTGATTTTCTTTGTACTCGGGTACCCCTGCCGAGAGCTTTTCAAGATTTCCGACACGACCGAAGTCCGCATTGTAGCTGCACTCCCCCTATTGTTCGGTATTTCTTTTGGATTTGCAGGCGTTCTCGGCTGCGCCATCGCCAACCTCGTCGCAGACATCATTTCAGGCTACGATGCGATCATCTTCATCCCAGGATTTTTCGTCCAAATTATTTACGGCTACGTTCCCGCCGTGATCTGGAACCGCCTCCGCCGCAATGACAAGAACAAATTCAAGCTTGACAAGGTTTACAAGAATGTGCAATACATGATTATTGTCATTCTCGATTCGCTTGCCGCTGCATTCATGGTCGTAAGCGTCATCAAGCTCAAGTACGACGAACAGTACCTTTCGATGCTCTCGGCAAACATTTTCTTCAACCAGTTTATTACGATGGTGATTGTGGGGTTCCCGTACCTAATTTGCGCCTCGCTCATTTGTCAGCGAAAAATGCGCAAAAAACAGAACAAGTCTACCAAGTTCATCTTTTCGTTTTCACTCAATGAAAAATTTATTCTGTTTTTCCTCGCCACAAGCATCATCATCTCGGTCGCCATCGGGACCGCAAGCTACCCGAGCATAGCTCTTAAATACGGCGAAAATAACCTTTACCTCTGGAACTACGTCTACTTTTACATCGGCGCTTTACTGAACATCGGCATCTGGGTTTCACTTGGATTCCTCTATTACATGGAGCGCACCATCACAAAGCCCATCGAAAGCATGAGCGAAATTGCAAAGACTTTCGGCCAGAATACGGATATTTACGAAAGAATCCACAACACGCTGCAAAAATGCCACCAGTACATTTATTTCACCTCTGAAGTCGGGAAACTCGCGCGTTCGTACGAAGAGATGGCAACGGAACTCGACGAATACGTGAAGCACTTGACCGAAGCCACGGCCAAGCAGCAGAAAGTCCATACAGAACTTTCCATCGCAACGACAATCCAGCGAGCATCGCTTTCAAAGCCAGTCAATGTCGAAGGATTCGACAACTACGCTATGATGCGCCCCGCACTTGAAGTTGGCGGCGACTTTTACGACAACCTCATGATCGGCGACGACCATTTGGCCCTCGTGATTGCAGACGTTTCGGGCAAAGGCGTACCTGCAGCGCTCTTTATGATGGTCTCCAAAATCGTGCTGAGGCACAACCTGCAACAAGGCCTCTCGCCCGCCGAAGCGCTCAGCCGTGCGAACGACGAACTCGCCGAGCACAATGTCCACGACATGTTTGTCACATGCCTTTGCGGCGTACTGAACATCAAGACGGGTCACCTCGTCTACGCCAATGCCGGTCACGAAAAGCCATTCATTAAGCATGCGAACGGAGATTTCGAAGTCGCGCCCCTCAAAAGCGGATTCGTCCTCGCCGGCATGGAAGGCTACAAGTACAAAGAATTCGAAGTGCAACTCCAGCCAGGCGACACGATTTTCACCTATACCGACGGCATTCCCGAAGCCACAAACGAAAAGGACGAGGAATTCGGCATGGAACGCCTCCAGAACGTCCTGAACGAATCCAAAAACGACTCCATCCGCCTCCTGTGCCGCAAAGTCCGCATGGCGGTCAAGGATTTCGCCGGGAACGCCCCGCAGTTCGACGATATCACGATGCTTGCGTTCAAGATGAAGTAA
- the uvrA gene encoding excinuclease ABC subunit UvrA, translated as MTKSIEIRDAHEHNLRHVDLTIPRDSIVVVTGVSGSGKSSLAFDTVFQEGQRRFVESLSAYARQFIGRMKHPDVESVRGISPTISIDQKTVNRNPRSTVGTVVEILDHYRLMFARLGVPHCPKCGKVIQAQSVDQIVDNLYASDENKKILVMAPIVQERKGEYRKELAELKENGFVRVRVDGTIYRLEDVPLLVRYEKHTIEVVIDRLTLERKNMSRLREAIEGALKLTDGKLVSFLLTSQEAGADGAAKEEYRLQGTQLACPKCGISIPELEPRFFSFNDPKGQCPACKGLGESCKFDINLIVPNPNLSLKEGCLAPQKKDDGCIIFSDFGWRNLRTIANEMHFSLDTPWNKLKTAQQDAVLYGTPSGSERGVVTIMQELWDMWHIYHFRKYMQIGVCPECHGTRINRIAAAVDFHGHNICEMTEWSVEKSVEFFDKLKLSPKEQRIGREVLKEIRGRLGFLKAVGLGYLDISRKASTLSGGEAQRIRLASAVGAGLQGVLYVLDEPSIGLHPRDNDKLLEMLERLRAQGNSLLIVEHDEDTMRHADCVIDVGPGAGVEGGRILAAGTVEELEKNKASLTGAYLSGRKSIEIPSQRLKIDAKTPKLKICGACENNLKNVDVEIPLGGAFTVVTGVSGSGKSTLINQILRRELARVFYNSEEPVGKFDHLEGLENIDKVIEIDQTPIGRTPRSNPATYTKIWDDIRDLFAGMEESKVRGYTKSRFSFNVKGGRCDACEGAGVKVIDMHILPSVQVTCDVCDGKRFNEATREVYFKGKNISEVLDMSISEAAEFFKDIPKIAEPLKLLCEVGLGYLTLGQPSTTLSGGEAQRVKIASELRRPGTGKTLYLLDEPTTGLHFEDIRRLLECLNRLRSLGNSVVVIEHNLDVIKCADWIIDLGPDAGVNGGRIIATGTPEQIAKCKKSETGRYLAPVLAKKHGENKHFERTDEKGEDYSLDIEVHGARKHNLKNIDVTIPRHKLTVITGVSGSGKSSLAFHTLFSEGQRRFVETLSTYARRFLGRPDRGSIDSISGLAPAIAIDQKSASKSPRSTVATLTEIYDYFRILWARVGTAHCLHCGKPVSSYATGDLMQHAFDRDLNKMVTVLAPFEIKDEIKLSKILTEKGYRKAYLGKKLVELPLPKIPIREKQLLAVVDSVVVKEENRARLVEAFERGYRDGNGILYVDCDGEERLSASEKPGCPDCGWYMDSALNPKHFSFNTHWGACETCLGLGHFKDGEECPDCHGERLKPEYLAVRILGKNIMDVHHMSIAEARDWFAKVDFTKEENATSVTAESKKTIASPLLREIIGRLDFLISVGLGYIGLDRAGDTLSGGESQRIRLASQIGSGLEGVLYVLDEPTVGLHESDTAKLLDTLYRLRDLGNTLVVVEHDLKMMQAADHIIDMGPGAGDFGGEVVAEGSPAELAKPYALQQFPRSETVKFLTYSTPVANQLEPVLITDDTEFYEFKNLKANNLKNLSVKFPKKAVSVVCGVSGSGKSSLVVDEIFPALKKQFQACGRKKQSGEVLLVDQSPISGTPRSTPASFTGVFDDIRKLFAKLEQSKMKGFDYGRFSYNLARGRCPACEGRGAVAVEMHFLSDIWETCEVCGGKRYNQETLTVTFKGKNIADVLDMQVVEACEFFKDQPKILPKLECLRDVGLPYVKLGQPVTTLSGGESQRLKLAAELCRRPATEMVYLLDEPTTGLHLKDIQILWNLLRRLSARGDTVIVIEHHPDIIRLADWKVELGPVGGANGGYLLEMGANSSK; from the coding sequence ATGACGAAATCTATTGAAATCCGCGATGCTCATGAACATAATTTACGCCATGTCGATTTGACGATTCCCCGCGACTCGATTGTCGTGGTCACAGGCGTTTCGGGCTCGGGCAAGTCGAGCCTTGCCTTTGATACGGTGTTCCAGGAAGGGCAGCGCCGCTTTGTGGAATCGCTTTCGGCGTATGCGCGCCAGTTCATCGGGCGTATGAAGCATCCGGATGTGGAAAGCGTTCGCGGGATTTCGCCGACGATTTCGATTGACCAGAAGACGGTGAACCGTAACCCGCGCAGTACGGTGGGTACGGTGGTCGAGATTTTGGACCATTACCGTTTGATGTTTGCGCGCCTCGGTGTTCCGCATTGCCCCAAGTGCGGCAAGGTGATTCAGGCGCAGTCGGTGGATCAGATTGTCGATAACTTGTATGCTAGCGACGAGAACAAAAAGATTTTGGTGATGGCGCCGATTGTGCAGGAGCGCAAGGGCGAATACCGCAAGGAACTCGCGGAACTCAAGGAAAATGGATTTGTCCGCGTACGCGTGGACGGGACGATTTACAGGCTCGAAGACGTGCCGCTGTTGGTGCGTTACGAGAAGCACACGATTGAAGTGGTGATTGACCGCTTGACGCTCGAACGCAAGAACATGAGCCGTTTGCGTGAGGCGATTGAAGGTGCGCTCAAGCTCACGGACGGAAAGCTTGTATCGTTCTTGCTGACATCGCAGGAGGCGGGCGCGGATGGTGCTGCGAAGGAAGAATACCGCTTGCAGGGTACGCAGCTTGCTTGCCCGAAGTGCGGAATTTCTATCCCGGAACTTGAACCGCGATTCTTTAGCTTTAACGATCCGAAGGGCCAATGCCCCGCCTGCAAGGGCCTTGGCGAAAGTTGCAAGTTCGATATCAATTTGATTGTGCCGAATCCGAATTTGTCGTTGAAAGAGGGCTGCCTTGCCCCGCAAAAGAAGGATGACGGCTGCATCATCTTTAGCGATTTTGGTTGGCGCAATTTGCGCACGATTGCAAACGAAATGCACTTTTCGCTCGATACTCCGTGGAATAAGCTCAAGACGGCGCAACAGGATGCCGTGCTGTACGGGACTCCGAGCGGGAGCGAACGCGGCGTGGTGACGATTATGCAGGAACTTTGGGACATGTGGCATATTTACCACTTCCGAAAGTACATGCAGATTGGTGTTTGCCCTGAATGTCACGGCACGCGAATCAACCGCATTGCGGCGGCTGTCGATTTCCACGGTCATAACATTTGCGAGATGACGGAATGGTCCGTCGAAAAGTCTGTCGAGTTTTTTGACAAGTTAAAGCTCAGTCCAAAGGAACAGCGCATCGGTCGCGAAGTGCTCAAGGAAATCCGCGGGCGCCTTGGATTCTTGAAGGCGGTGGGCCTTGGCTATTTGGACATTAGCCGCAAGGCTTCGACGCTTTCGGGCGGTGAGGCGCAGCGTATCAGGCTCGCAAGCGCCGTGGGGGCGGGGCTCCAGGGCGTGCTTTATGTGCTTGATGAACCGAGCATTGGACTGCACCCACGTGACAACGATAAGTTGCTCGAAATGCTCGAGCGCTTGCGAGCCCAAGGCAACAGCCTTCTCATCGTAGAACACGATGAGGATACGATGCGTCATGCGGACTGCGTGATTGATGTGGGCCCTGGCGCGGGTGTCGAGGGCGGTCGCATTTTGGCGGCAGGCACGGTCGAAGAGCTGGAGAAGAACAAGGCTTCGCTTACGGGCGCGTATTTGAGCGGTCGCAAGTCGATTGAAATTCCGTCGCAGCGCTTGAAGATTGATGCAAAGACGCCGAAGCTTAAGATTTGCGGTGCCTGCGAAAACAACCTCAAGAATGTCGATGTCGAAATTCCGCTCGGAGGTGCGTTTACCGTGGTCACGGGCGTTTCGGGCTCGGGCAAGAGTACGCTCATCAACCAGATTTTGCGCCGTGAACTTGCTCGCGTGTTCTACAATTCCGAAGAACCGGTTGGCAAGTTTGACCATTTGGAAGGTCTCGAAAACATCGACAAGGTCATTGAAATTGACCAGACGCCGATTGGACGCACCCCGCGCAGCAACCCGGCGACTTACACGAAAATCTGGGATGATATCCGCGATTTGTTTGCGGGTATGGAAGAAAGTAAGGTGCGAGGCTACACGAAGAGTCGCTTTAGCTTTAACGTGAAGGGCGGTCGCTGTGACGCTTGCGAAGGTGCTGGCGTGAAGGTCATCGATATGCACATTTTGCCGAGCGTGCAAGTCACTTGCGATGTGTGCGATGGCAAGCGCTTTAACGAAGCGACCAGAGAAGTTTATTTCAAGGGCAAGAACATTTCTGAAGTTCTTGACATGAGCATCAGCGAAGCTGCTGAATTTTTTAAGGACATTCCGAAAATTGCAGAACCGCTCAAGCTCCTTTGCGAAGTGGGCCTTGGCTATTTGACGCTTGGTCAGCCATCGACGACTTTGAGCGGTGGCGAAGCGCAACGAGTGAAGATTGCTTCGGAACTGCGCCGCCCGGGTACGGGCAAGACGCTTTACTTGCTTGATGAACCGACAACAGGTCTCCATTTTGAAGATATTCGCCGATTGCTCGAATGCCTGAATCGCTTGCGCAGTCTCGGCAATAGCGTCGTGGTGATTGAACACAACCTCGATGTGATCAAGTGCGCAGACTGGATTATCGATTTGGGCCCGGATGCGGGCGTGAACGGCGGTCGCATTATTGCGACGGGAACTCCCGAACAAATTGCCAAATGCAAAAAGAGCGAAACAGGGCGATACTTGGCTCCGGTGCTTGCGAAAAAGCATGGTGAAAACAAGCATTTTGAACGCACGGATGAAAAGGGCGAAGATTACTCGCTCGATATCGAAGTGCATGGCGCTCGCAAGCACAATCTCAAGAACATCGACGTGACGATTCCGCGCCACAAGCTCACTGTGATTACGGGCGTTTCGGGCTCGGGCAAGTCGAGCCTCGCGTTCCATACGCTCTTTAGCGAAGGGCAGCGCCGCTTTGTGGAAACACTCAGCACATATGCTCGCCGCTTCTTGGGCCGCCCTGACCGTGGTAGCATTGATTCCATTTCAGGCTTGGCGCCTGCGATTGCGATTGACCAAAAGAGCGCAAGCAAGAGTCCGCGCAGTACGGTGGCAACGCTCACTGAAATTTACGACTACTTCCGCATTTTGTGGGCTCGCGTGGGTACGGCTCACTGCCTCCATTGCGGAAAGCCGGTCAGCTCATATGCAACGGGCGACTTGATGCAGCATGCGTTTGACCGCGACCTCAACAAGATGGTGACGGTGCTTGCTCCGTTCGAAATCAAGGATGAAATTAAGTTGTCCAAGATTCTCACGGAAAAGGGTTACCGCAAGGCGTATCTTGGCAAAAAGCTTGTAGAACTCCCGCTGCCGAAAATTCCGATTCGCGAAAAGCAGTTGCTTGCCGTTGTGGATTCCGTGGTGGTCAAGGAAGAAAATCGTGCCCGCTTGGTCGAAGCGTTTGAACGTGGCTACCGCGATGGTAACGGCATTTTGTACGTGGATTGCGATGGCGAAGAACGCCTCTCGGCAAGCGAAAAGCCGGGCTGCCCGGATTGCGGCTGGTACATGGATTCCGCGCTCAATCCAAAGCATTTCAGTTTCAATACGCATTGGGGCGCTTGCGAAACTTGCCTCGGCCTTGGTCATTTCAAGGATGGCGAAGAATGCCCGGATTGCCATGGCGAACGCTTGAAGCCTGAATATCTTGCGGTGCGCATCTTGGGCAAGAACATCATGGATGTGCATCACATGAGCATTGCCGAAGCCCGCGACTGGTTTGCGAAAGTCGATTTCACAAAAGAAGAAAATGCGACTTCCGTGACTGCCGAAAGCAAAAAGACGATTGCGTCTCCGCTCCTCCGCGAAATCATTGGCCGCTTGGACTTCTTGATTAGCGTGGGCCTTGGGTACATTGGCCTTGACCGCGCGGGCGATACTTTGAGCGGTGGCGAGTCTCAGCGCATCCGCTTGGCAAGCCAGATCGGTAGCGGTCTCGAAGGCGTCTTGTATGTGCTTGACGAACCGACGGTTGGCCTCCATGAAAGCGATACCGCAAAACTTTTGGACACGCTTTACCGCTTGCGCGACCTCGGTAATACGCTTGTAGTCGTGGAACACGATCTCAAGATGATGCAGGCCGCAGACCACATTATTGATATGGGACCGGGTGCGGGTGATTTCGGTGGCGAAGTCGTTGCTGAAGGAAGTCCGGCAGAACTTGCAAAACCGTATGCGTTGCAGCAGTTCCCGCGCAGCGAGACGGTCAAGTTCCTCACGTATTCCACTCCGGTCGCAAACCAGCTGGAACCGGTGCTCATCACGGATGATACGGAATTTTACGAGTTCAAGAACCTCAAGGCAAACAACTTGAAAAACTTGTCTGTGAAATTCCCGAAAAAGGCGGTGAGCGTTGTCTGTGGCGTTTCGGGGTCGGGCAAAAGTTCGCTTGTTGTCGATGAAATTTTCCCGGCGCTCAAAAAGCAGTTCCAGGCATGCGGTCGCAAAAAGCAGAGCGGCGAAGTGCTGCTAGTCGATCAAAGCCCGATTTCCGGGACTCCTCGCAGTACGCCGGCGAGCTTCACGGGCGTGTTTGACGATATCCGCAAGCTGTTTGCAAAGCTCGAACAGTCCAAGATGAAGGGCTTCGATTACGGCCGCTTTAGCTATAACCTTGCGCGTGGGCGATGCCCCGCTTGCGAGGGCCGTGGCGCCGTTGCTGTCGAGATGCACTTCCTCTCGGACATCTGGGAAACTTGCGAAGTTTGCGGTGGCAAGCGCTACAACCAGGAAACGCTTACGGTCACGTTCAAGGGCAAGAACATTGCCGACGTGCTTGACATGCAAGTCGTAGAAGCCTGCGAGTTTTTCAAGGACCAGCCGAAGATTTTGCCGAAGCTCGAATGCCTCCGCGATGTGGGCCTCCCGTACGTGAAACTCGGTCAGCCGGTCACGACGCTTTCGGGCGGAGAATCCCAGCGCTTGAAGCTTGCTGCAGAACTCTGCCGCCGTCCGGCGACGGAAATGGTCTACTTGCTTGATGAGCCGACAACAGGCCTCCATTTGAAGGATATTCAGATTCTTTGGAACCTCCTGCGCAGGCTCTCGGCCCGTGGCGATACGGTCATTGTCATTGAACACCACCCCGATATTATCCGCTTGGCCGACTGGAAGGTCGAATTGGGACCTGTGGGCGGGGCAAATGGCGGTTACTTACTCGAAATGGGCGCAAATTCGTCAAAATAA
- a CDS encoding SUMF1/EgtB/PvdO family nonheme iron enzyme has protein sequence MTFSRLLPLLLLVPALTMADEDRNFKLTSENFKVGSLLDGSLLENASKKAIALDRAIAISQEPVFPLQPNTLYLRYKKSAKEYFWFSGEAKPEEYKKLHAFNLKENHLSAREVIGLRLYASRQYKAFQDESDIYFDAEYVYSPRVPKLLFMKNGQWQILKESTHPGMVQIKSDEKDLDIVALNSSLKAGSKAVYPVNDGVYIFSFGAPDKLPYVDAGVLKPGDVLTFNVNFPVPDSGDVAPVNMSVSLEQVHALQTVEEAENLYDVFSSEVDRNFTRIDTTEFSKFYPPVKSADSLGLDDSNKVYRSYVSHYNFKRSEAQTLWRNKKLGTVSELYKAFHAKFDSLQALPAQINMTPVFVKKIMSATDSTKIDSLEFRFGIDRNRVETTWNGVVDEIPMDSLLKLMMVGDGSFVTTLFLANNKPVWVFKEGKIVGRYHYRYDKLGFRMGDKLIFGKGEFTLPLHIAVEPEVVEWLKNRAPESSSSSIASSSSSEVVKDTVVAEPNKKIIEHATRGTVALIDSGSFRFRGKVVSMSPYAIHTTEVTQEFFHKIMGLLDSAKRIPDRSAFKGANKPVQGITWENAQYACKVLGGDLPTEAQWEFAGRAGSNDGVLWTDDDAMSVGKYSIFAENSLKRGKKDAAYGPHDVATKTPNAWGIYDMSGNVAEWTRDNYFAITFSIESSNPTGSYWGTNKVLKGGSWKDKAKNLNMTVRDDEDPRYWSDHIGFRCVFPLERIIQDNKK, from the coding sequence ATGACATTTTCCCGATTGCTTCCGCTTTTGTTGCTGGTCCCGGCGTTAACTATGGCCGATGAGGATCGTAACTTTAAATTGACTTCGGAAAATTTTAAAGTCGGTAGTCTTTTAGATGGTAGTCTTTTGGAAAATGCATCCAAGAAAGCAATTGCGCTGGACCGTGCGATTGCTATTTCTCAGGAACCCGTATTTCCGTTGCAGCCCAATACGCTTTATCTTCGCTATAAGAAATCCGCTAAGGAGTATTTCTGGTTCTCTGGAGAAGCAAAGCCTGAAGAATATAAAAAGCTTCATGCTTTCAACCTTAAGGAAAACCATCTGAGTGCACGTGAAGTTATCGGACTTCGTCTGTACGCTTCTCGTCAGTATAAGGCGTTTCAGGATGAGTCCGATATTTATTTTGATGCAGAATACGTTTATTCCCCACGTGTGCCTAAGCTTTTGTTCATGAAGAATGGCCAGTGGCAGATTTTAAAAGAAAGTACCCATCCTGGAATGGTGCAAATCAAATCCGACGAAAAGGATTTGGATATCGTTGCGCTTAATTCGTCTTTGAAGGCTGGTTCAAAAGCTGTTTATCCAGTAAACGACGGTGTCTACATTTTCTCGTTTGGCGCCCCGGATAAGCTGCCCTATGTAGATGCAGGTGTTCTTAAACCTGGTGACGTGCTTACCTTTAATGTTAATTTCCCGGTTCCGGATTCTGGAGATGTTGCCCCTGTAAATATGTCTGTTTCGCTGGAGCAGGTTCATGCTCTTCAGACTGTAGAAGAGGCAGAAAATCTTTACGATGTATTCTCTTCTGAAGTGGATAGAAATTTCACGCGAATAGATACAACGGAATTTTCAAAGTTCTATCCGCCGGTAAAATCTGCCGATTCTCTTGGATTGGATGATTCGAACAAGGTTTATCGCAGTTATGTTTCTCACTATAATTTTAAGCGCAGTGAGGCCCAAACTCTTTGGCGTAATAAAAAGCTTGGAACCGTAAGTGAACTGTACAAGGCTTTCCATGCGAAGTTTGATAGTCTTCAGGCTCTTCCGGCCCAAATCAACATGACTCCGGTTTTTGTGAAAAAGATTATGAGCGCGACGGATTCGACAAAGATCGATTCTCTGGAATTCCGCTTCGGCATTGATCGTAATCGCGTTGAAACCACATGGAATGGTGTCGTTGATGAAATCCCGATGGATTCGCTTTTGAAATTGATGATGGTCGGCGATGGATCCTTTGTGACAACTCTGTTCTTAGCGAATAATAAGCCGGTGTGGGTGTTCAAGGAAGGTAAAATTGTCGGTCGATACCATTATCGCTATGATAAGCTCGGCTTCCGTATGGGCGATAAACTCATTTTTGGAAAAGGTGAGTTTACTTTGCCGTTGCACATCGCTGTTGAACCAGAGGTTGTTGAATGGCTTAAAAACCGTGCGCCGGAATCCTCTTCGTCTTCCATTGCAAGTTCATCATCTTCCGAGGTCGTGAAGGATACGGTTGTTGCTGAACCGAATAAAAAAATTATCGAACATGCGACTCGTGGAACTGTTGCCCTGATTGATTCTGGTTCTTTCCGTTTCCGTGGAAAAGTTGTTTCCATGTCTCCGTATGCCATTCATACAACAGAAGTGACTCAGGAATTTTTCCATAAGATTATGGGACTTCTGGATTCTGCCAAGCGTATTCCGGATCGGTCTGCGTTCAAGGGCGCAAATAAGCCTGTTCAGGGAATTACCTGGGAAAACGCTCAGTATGCTTGCAAGGTTCTTGGCGGTGATTTGCCGACTGAGGCCCAGTGGGAATTCGCGGGTCGTGCCGGTAGCAATGACGGAGTCCTCTGGACAGATGATGATGCTATGAGCGTGGGCAAATATTCGATCTTTGCAGAAAACTCCTTGAAGAGGGGTAAGAAAGACGCTGCCTATGGTCCGCACGATGTTGCAACAAAGACTCCGAATGCCTGGGGTATTTACGATATGTCAGGAAACGTCGCTGAATGGACTCGCGATAATTATTTTGCGATCACGTTCTCTATCGAAAGTTCTAATCCGACGGGTTCCTACTGGGGTACGAACAAGGTCTTGAAAGGTGGTTCCTGGAAAGACAAGGCCAAGAATTTGAACATGACCGTTCGTGATGACGAAGATCCGCGCTACTGGTCTGACCATATCGGTTTCCGCTGTGTGTTCCCGCTCGAACGAATTATTCAGGATAACAAAAAATGA
- the ychF gene encoding redox-regulated ATPase YchF, with the protein MGFKCGIVGLPNVGKSTIFNAITNAGAESANYPFCTIDPNVGMVSVPDARLDELVKVYNPKSIVPAVTEFVDIAGLVKGASKGEGLGNQFLTHIRECEAIMEVVRCFDDENIIHVNGSVDPIRDVEVIETELILKDLDTVEKRLATEAKSARTGNAEAKARLAACELLKKSMEEGHAARTVMHDSEEMELIVKDLGLLTAKPLFYCANVKEDDILTGNAYVDQLKEYASKHGHDVIVISGKIEEELSAMEPADKADFLKELGMTESGLDSVVRKGYEILGLRTFFTAGEKECRAWTFHAGFKAPQCAGVIHTDFERGFIRAETLSYADFLKHGSWNAAKEAGLVRTEGKEYLVQDGDIMYFLFNV; encoded by the coding sequence ATGGGTTTTAAATGCGGCATCGTAGGCCTCCCGAACGTAGGCAAGAGCACAATCTTCAACGCAATCACTAACGCAGGCGCAGAATCCGCCAACTATCCGTTCTGCACCATCGATCCGAACGTCGGCATGGTCAGCGTCCCGGATGCCCGCCTCGATGAACTTGTGAAGGTCTACAACCCGAAATCCATCGTCCCGGCCGTTACAGAATTCGTGGACATTGCAGGTCTTGTAAAGGGCGCTTCCAAGGGCGAAGGTCTCGGCAACCAGTTCCTCACCCACATCCGCGAATGCGAAGCCATCATGGAAGTGGTGCGCTGCTTTGACGACGAAAACATCATTCACGTGAACGGCTCCGTGGACCCGATCCGCGACGTCGAAGTGATCGAAACGGAACTCATCCTCAAGGACTTGGACACTGTCGAAAAGCGCCTCGCTACCGAAGCAAAGTCCGCACGTACCGGCAACGCCGAAGCCAAGGCTCGCCTCGCTGCTTGCGAACTCTTGAAGAAGAGCATGGAAGAAGGTCATGCCGCTCGCACCGTGATGCACGACAGCGAAGAAATGGAACTCATCGTCAAGGATCTCGGCCTCCTCACTGCAAAGCCGCTCTTCTACTGCGCAAACGTCAAGGAAGACGACATCCTCACCGGTAACGCTTATGTGGATCAGCTCAAGGAATACGCATCCAAGCACGGTCACGACGTCATCGTCATCAGCGGCAAGATCGAAGAAGAACTCTCCGCCATGGAACCGGCCGACAAGGCAGACTTCTTGAAGGAACTCGGCATGACGGAATCCGGCCTCGATTCTGTTGTCCGCAAGGGTTATGAAATTCTCGGCCTCCGCACGTTCTTTACCGCAGGCGAAAAGGAATGCCGCGCCTGGACGTTCCACGCAGGCTTCAAGGCCCCGCAGTGCGCAGGCGTCATCCACACAGACTTCGAACGCGGCTTCATCCGCGCAGAGACCTTGAGCTATGCCGACTTCCTCAAGCATGGCAGCTGGAACGCCGCCAAGGAAGCAGGGCTTGTCCGTACGGAAGGTAAAGAATACCTCGTACAGGATGGCGACATCATGTACTTCTTGTTTAACGTGTAA